The nucleotide sequence CGGTGTAAAACCCCTCGGCGGCAGCCACCGCGCCCGTCAACGGTACGACGGCCAGCAGATGCGTCCGGACCTCGCCCGCACCGAGCAGCGGCAACGACCGGCGCAAAGCGATCCGCCCCTGTTCGCTGCCGTCGTAGGCCAGAAGAATGGTGTCGAAGTTCTGCATAAGGCCCTGGCGAACCATCAAGTCTGTAATTGCTTGATACCACGCTCCGGCCCCTCCCGTCATTTAACCGTTTGTTTACCCCAAGCTGGGCCGGCTGGCGGCAGCCGTCATTTCGATCCGGGACTGAACGGCAACGGATTTCGGCGTGCCGTCGATGGAGCCGATATACCAGGCGCCCGGTCCCGCAAGCGTCACTCGCGCCGACTCGCCACCCGCCGAACGGTGCAGGCATGACACCGATGGGGCGCCCGATGGCGACAGTCGTTTTATCGCTCCGGCTTCGGTACCGATCGTTGTCTGGATAATCTATAGTCAAACCGCCCGTAGACGAGTTCGCTGCATGGGCCCCGGCCCTGTTTCGAAGATATTCGAAGCCCGGAGGACAGCAACGAAAACCGCCGACTGACCCGGAAACCGCTCGGTTACCCGTCGGTTGCCGTCAACAACAGACCGTGTTGCCGCCGCTCATCGTCACAACACCCTTCGACCTCTGCATTCCGCCCCTGGAGATCAGACCCCATGACAGGCGCATTACGCATCCGGCCACTGCTGACGGCCACCCATCGTTATGAAAAGACCGTGTCCACGCGCGGCCACGGCCGCGGCATCTACATCGATGCCCCCATCCTGGCTTATCTGATCGAAACGCCCAACGGCCGCATCCTGTTCGATGTCGGCTGTGACTATCACAAGATCGCGACGCCGGAACTGCGCGCGCGTTATCTGGAACCGATGCGGCCGACCTTCGAAGTGCCCGAGATGTCGCAGACCCAGCGCATCCCCGAGTATCTTCGCCGCCTGAGCCTGACGGTAGCCGATATCGATCTGGTCTTCCTCAGCCATCTGCACTTCGACCATGCCGGCGGGCTGTGCGATGTGCCCGGCTGCGAGGTGCATATTCATCGCGACGAAGTCGCGGCGGCGGACACCGGCGAGGTCAGCGGTATCTTCGCCGACGAAATCGCCGACCGTGAAAACTGGCGTATCCAGCCGGCGGAATACTCGCTTGCCCCCGGTATCCGGGCGATCGAGACCCCGGGCCATACCGCCGGCCATATGTCGTTGTTGATCGAGCTGCCCAAAGGGCCACCGGTCATCCTGTGCGGCGACGCCGCGGACCTGATGGAAAACCTGGACGAGGAAATCGCCCCGGGCTATTGCTGGCAGGATCGCGAAACCGACGCCGTCGACAGCATCCGACGGCTAAAGCAGTTGGCCACCAGCGAGGGCGCCGATCTCTGGCCCAATCACGACTTCGACTTCTATCGCACGCTACCGCCCTTTCCGGGCTTTCGTGAATGATCCGGGCGACTGCAACCGCACTCTCGGGCTGCAAACCCGGCACGCCGCCTGTCCTCTTGCTTGAGCACCAGTCTCAAGGGCGCCGCATCGCACCGGCGATTCTCACCCGGGGCATGGCCCGGCAACGTTCGGCGCCTCACAGAGTTGTCCGATGCGCCACGGATGGGTCGAACGCTCGATGCGCCATCCCTCGGCCGCACGGCCGACGTAGCTGATCTCGGTGGCCGCCCGCTCGGCAAGCGCTGCGGTCGACAGTTCGTCGGGTGATGCCAGAAGCTCGTGATCGGCGCCCAGCAGCGGGCGGGGCCGGATCAGGAATGCGTGCGCCCCCTGCTGCAACCAGACCGGGAGGCCGGTTTCGTCCAGACGGGCGCTCTCGCTCGCGGCATCACCCGACGCCACCTTCTCCCAGCGTTCAAGATAGCGGCCATCCGGATGGCGTTCCTCGAGCAGACGGTCGGATAGAAACCGCATCGCGCCGATGTCCTTGTCCCGCCCCGGCGCCATATCCACCAGCCGGTGCCAGGTACAGAAACGGCCCTCGACAATGGTACGCCCGGCAAAGGCGGTCAGCCCGGCAATCCAGGCTAGCCGCGCACGATCACAGTCGGCGAGGCTATGGATGCCGGTGAAATCCGGGCTATCGACCGGTATCCGGAGATCGGCATGCCAGCAGGCCGTCTGCAGCCAATACACCTCGGTCGCCGTATCCTCCAGCAATGCACGGCCCGCGGCCGGCTCGACATAACGCCGGCGTCGCCACAGGCCGCGATAGTGCGCCGGGACCGCGCTCACGAAACGCCGCTACGGCGAGCGTAGCGGCCAGCGGTCGCCGTGATCCCGCCACGCGCCCGGCACGCCTGCCGAGGGTTGAAGATCCGGATGGCCCGAGCATGGAGAATCGTGCTGGCCTGCCGTGGTTCCCGGTTCGCTGCCCCATCCCGCGCGGCCCATGCAAACGCCTCGGCGCGGGCGTCGATAGCGCCACTGAGCAGATCGCCGATGTCGACAGCGGGAACGGTCGTGAAGCCGGCGGGCTGTCCGGGATTCATCAGCACGCCTCCTGCCCGGTCCGGGATGCCAGCCAGCCACGCCAACCGCCGTAGGTCGTGATTTCGATGACCTCACCCTGGGACTGCAGGGCTCCGGCGGCACAGATGAAACCGGTCACCGAACGGCCGTCCACGAGTTCGATGCGGCCCAGACCGAGGGGCGCTGGAATACCTGCAAGGAAGCTGCCGAGGCTGGCCATGGGCAGCCGCCACAATTCGACGGCGATCGCACGGCCCGTCTCGGCATCCTCGATCAGCGCCGGGCGCGGCGGCCGGTCGGCGGTGAGCGCGAACAATCGATAACGCGGCGCGGTTTTGGTAATCGCCGTACGCTTGCCGCCGCGCTCCACCAACTGATGGTTCAGGGCCAACCCGTCGAGATGAGCGCCGCAAACCGCGATTTCGAGCGTGCCATCGCTCGCCGCCGGCAACGCTGGCAGCGCCGGGCGCGCTTGGCCGGTCGCGCCGAGCGGCAGGGCCAGCCGTGCTTCCAGCGCGCGCGCCAGACTCAACAACGACAGATCGGCAAACGCCGGGCCGAACAGCGTCACCCCGCCCGGGCGCCCGTTGTCGCCGATCGCGACCGGCACGGCCAGTGCACTGTAATCGAGCAGGTTCATGAAATTGGTCCACGTGCCGAGCCGGGTATTGATTGCCAGCGGCTCGGCGGTCACCTCGGCCTTGCTCGGATGCGTCACAGTCGTCGGCGCGAGCATCACATCCACCGCGGCCAGCAGACGATCGGCCGCCCGCTTGTACTCGACCAGGCGATAACCGGCATCGAAGACATCCAGCGCGCTCAGCGCCCGGCCGCCTTCGATCACCTGACGGGTGACCGGATGCAACGCCTCGGGCTCGCGCTCGATCAGCGTTCGCACTGCATGGTAGCGTTCGGCGACCCAGGGCCCGCCATAAAGCAGCTGCGCGGCCGCCAGCATCGGGCTGCAGTCGATCTCGACCGGTTCGCCACCGAGCGCGCGCAGTTGACCGATCGCCGTCTCCATGCAGTGGGTATAAGCGGCATCGGTCTGCCATTGCTCGCCCCGTGGCACACCGAAACGAAATGACGCCGGCGCCTGACCATAGCACTGCCCGGCGACGGCGAAATCGTGGTGGCGCGACTCGGCGCAGTCGGCGTCGAAGACCGCCGCCACATCGAGAATCGCCGCCGCATCGTCGGCGGTCAGCGCGAATAGACTGACGGTATCGATGCTGCGACAAGCCGGCACCACCCCGCGATTGCTCAGCAATCCCACGGTGGGCTTCAGGCCGAACAGATTGTTGAAACAGGCCGGCACCCGGCCGGAACCGGCGGTATCGGTACCCAGCGCAAAGCTGACCTGGCCGGCCGCGGTGGCCACCGCCGAACCGCTGCTGGAACCGCCCGGGATATAGTCGGGATCGAAGGCATTGCCCGGCACGCCGTATTCGGCCGGGGCGCGCTCGCCAACCAGGCCGGTCGCGAACTGATCGAGATTGGTCTTGCCGAGCGGAATCGCCCCGGCCGCGATCAGCTGCTCGACCACGAAGGCATGCCGCTCGGGCACATAGGCAAACGCCGGGCAGCCTGCCGTGGTCGGGATGCCGGCCAGGTCGATGTTGTCCTTGATCGCGAACGGCAGGCCATAAAGTGGCTTGCTGTCCGGCGATTCGCCGTCGAGCGCGGCCAGATAGGGTTCGAGCTCATCGGCGCTCAAGCGCCGGATCCAGGTCGGATCGGCGCCGCGCTCGGCGGCGTCGGCCAGAAGCCCGGCCACCAGCGTTCTCGGGGTGAGTTCGCCGCGGCGATAGGCGGCATGCAGCGTATGCTGGGTCAGATCGCGGCAGGTCATGCCGAGGCCTCCGTGTTGGCGTCGAGGATTACCACCGGCTGGCCGGCCGTGACCGCCCCACCCTCGGCGATCGGCAGGCGCGCGATCCGGCCGGGGCCGCGGGCCACGATCTCCACTTCCATTTTCATGGATTCCACCAGCGCCACGACCTGGCCCTCGGCGACCTCGTCGCCCAGCGCGACCTTCAGCTTCCACAAACTGCCCGCCACCGGGCTATCGACGGCTGCTTCGTGGGCCGCCAGCTCGGCGGTTTCGCTGGTCTCGGGGACGTGGTCTTCGAAGGTGAACTGGCCGTTGGCACGCCAGCGCGCCATTTCCTCGGCGAACGCGGCCTCGCGTTTTTCCTGGAAGGCCGTGATCGCTTCCTCGGTGCCGGCCAGATTGCGCTCGTACTCGGCCAGCGAGAAGCGCACGGTTTCGGTCTCAAGATCGAAGCGCCCGTGCAGGAATTCGGTCCGGATCGCCATCAGCTCGTCATGCGTCACTTCGTAGAAAGACAGCTGATCGAAGAAGCGCAGCAGCCAGGGCTTGTTGAAATGCCGGGTCTCGCGATAGCGATTCCACATCTGCAGAGTCCGGCCGACGAACTGGTAACCGCCCGGGCCTTCCATGCCGTACACACAGAGATAGGCGCCGCCGATACCCACCGAGTTCTCGGCGGTCCAGGTCCGGGCCGGGTTGTATTTGGTGGTGACCAGACGCTGGCGCGGATCCAGCGGGGTCGCCACCGGCGCGCCCAGATAGACATCGCCCAGGCCCATGACCAGATAGCGGGCATTGAACAGGATGTCGCGGATCTCGGCCTCGCTGTCCAGGCCGTTGATGCGCCGGATGAAATCCAGATTGCTGGGGCACCAGGGCGCATCCGGGCGCACACTGCGCTGGTATTTCTCGATCGCCTCGCGGCAGGCCGGGTCGTCCCAGGACAGCGGCAGATGCACCAGCCGCGACTCCACTTCCAGATCTTCGACTTCGCGCAACTCGCGCTCGGCGGCCTCGAGATGGGCCAGCAGCGCCGGCAGCGTCAGCCGATTGGGATCGTAGTGGATCTGCAGCGAACGGATGCCCGGCGTGAGTTCGGCCCTACCCTCGATCGGATGTGCCTGCAGCCAAAGCATCCAGGCATGGGCCCGAAAACGCAGCGCGATATCCAGCGTCATCTCGCCGAATTCGATCAGCAGGAAATCGTCGCCGGCACGGCGGTAGACCAGCTTTTCGCCCGCGGTAGCGGCATCGAGTTCGCGCAGTATCGGCGTCCCGCGATCGACGACTCGCTTCGGTTCGGCCGCCGCGGCAAGTGTATCGATCACGGCGCGCTGACGTGCCTCGAGTGCCCGGGCCGTCTCCAGCGAAACCGGCACGAACCGCACCGTATCGCCGGCGGCCAGTTGACCGAGTTTCCAGCGCTCGGCGCGCACGGTCGTGGCCGGGCAGACGAAGCCGCCGAGCGACGGCCCGTCGGGCCCGAGTATGACCGGCATGTCGCCGGTGAAATCGAGGGTGCCGAAGGCATAAGCATTGTCATGGATGTTCGACGGGTGCAGGCCGGCCTCGCCGCCGGTCTCGCGCGCCCATTCCGGCCGCGGACCGATCAGACGGATACCGGTCCGGCTGGAATTGAAATGCACTTCCCAGTCATGGCCGAAAATCGTGTCGATATCGGCTTCGGTGAAAAAATCCGGCGCGCCGTGCGGACCGTACAGCACGGCGACGTCCCAGTGCCGGGTGCCTTCGCCGGGCGCGCCGAAGACCGGGCGCAGTTCCGGGGCGAGGCGGCGGGCCGGCACCGGATCGACCGCCGTCAACGGCAGGGTATCGCCGGTACGCAGGGCACGCCCCGCGTGACCGCCGAACTGGCCGAGGGTGAAGGTGGATCGCGAGCCGAGATAGCGCGGGCAATCGATGCCGCCCGCAATCAGCAGATTGCAGCGCGCCCCGCCTTGAACACGGCCGAGCGCGAGCGTGGCGCCGGCCGGCACATCGATCACCTGCCAGGTCTCGACTTCGGCGCCGTCCAGATGGGCTTCGATAGCCGCTCCGGCCAGCACGACCTGGGTTGCCCGATTGAAGCGCAGGGTCGGCCCGGCAAGCGTGATCTCGAGGCCGGCGGCATCGGCTGGATTACCCAGCAGCCGGTTGCCGAGCGCGAATGAGAAATCATCGAACGGCCCGGAAGGCGGCACACCCACATCCCAGTGGCCGAGCCGGCCCGGCAGATCCTGAATCGTGGTCAGCGGGCCGGCGTCGAGCACTTCAAACGTCGGCGGCGCCCAGTCGAGAGCGCCCAGCCAGCGGGTATGGATATCCGCCGCGGCGAATCGCGTATCGCGCAGCACATGCGCCAGCCAGCTCAGATTGGTTTCGATGCCATAGACCCGACTGGCGTCCAGCACCTCGGCCAGCCGTGCCCGCGCGCTGTCGCGGTCGGTGCGATGCACGATCACCTTGGCCAGCATCGGGTCAAACAGCGGCGAGACTTCCAGCCCGGCCTCGATCGAATGATCGATGCGCAGATCGCCGGCCTCGGGAAACTCGACTGCCGTCAACAAGCCGGCGCTGGGCCTAAAATCGTGGTGCGGATCCTCGGCATACAGCCGGGCCTGGATGGCATGCCCGGTCGGCGTCAGATCGCGGGTCAGCGCGGCCAGATCGAGGGCCTCGCCAGCGCCGAGCCGCAGCATCCAGTCGATGATATCCACGCTCCAGACCGCTTCGGTGACGCCGTGCTCGACCTGCAGGCGGGTATTGACCTCGAGGAAAAAGAAGGCCTCGCGGGCCGCATCGTAGATGAACTCCACGGTGCCGGCGCTACGATAGTTTACCGACTCGCCGAGGGCGATGGCCGTGGCATGCAGCTCGCGGCGTACAACCTCGTTCAAGGCCGGCGCCGGACATTCCTCGATCACTTTCTGATTGCGGCGCTGGGTGGAACAATCGCGCTCGCCGAGGGCGATGACCGTGCCCTGCCCGTCGCCGAATATCTGGACTTCCAGATGCCGCGCCCGGGCGATATAGGCCTCGACGAATACCCCGGCATCGCCGAAATTGCGCTGCCCGAGGCCGCGGACCGACTCAAAGGCCCCTACCAGCCCGGCCTCGTCTTCGCAGACCTGCATGCCGATCCCGCCGCCACCGGCCGTGGACTTGAGCATGACCGGATAGCCGACTCGGGCCGCTTCGCGTTGGGCTGTCTCAACATCGTGCAGCAGCCCCGAACCCGGCACCAGAGGCACGCCCGCGGCTTCGGCCAGGCGGCGCGCCTCGTGCTTGAGGCCGAAAGCGCGGACCTGCTCGGCGGTGGGGCCAAGGAAGACCAGACCCGCGTCTTCGCAGGCCGCAATGAAGTCTTCGTTTTCCGACAGAAATCCATAGCCCGGATGAATCGCCCCGGCGCCGGCCGAGGCCGCAATGTCGAGCAGTTTGTCGCGATCGAGATAGGTTTCGGCGGCGCTGCCCGCGCCGAGCGAGTAGGCCTCGTCGGCCGTTTGCACGAACGGCGCATCGCGGTCGGCCTCGGCATAGACCGCGACCGAGCCGATGCCGGCCGCGCGCAGGCTGCGCTGGATGCGGGTGGCGATGGCACCACGGTTGGCAATCAGAACTTTGTTGAACATGGCTCGATTTCGCTAGTCGCGGGTCGTCCCGCGGAAGTTCGCAACGCCATGAGTCGTCCCACGGCCGCTTTTTGATGGTTCGCCAATGAACGCGAACAAGGCATCTATCCGCAGATTTCGCCGATGACGCAGATTAAGGAAGAAAACACTGTGTTTTTAATCTGTTAAATCTGCGCAATTTGCAGATAAAATAACCTTTTCCTGTTTGCGTTTAATTCGCGTTCATTCGCGGACTGGACTGGTCTGTATTCAAAATCAATCCCAGATCAACACTTCCAGCGGGGTCGGATTGAAACCGCTGCAGGGGTTGTTGAGCTGCGGGCAGTTCGAGATCAGTACCACCACGTCCATGGCAGCGGCCATTTCCACATACTTGCCGGGCCCGGAGATGCCGTCGTCGAAGTACAGCTCGCCGTCGGCGGTCACCGGCACATTCATGAAGAAATTGATGTTGTGCGCGATATCGCGTTTGTCGATGCCGTATTCCGGATGATTGGCGATCGCCAGCATCCAGTTGTCGCGACAGGAATGCATATGCCGTTTTTCCAGGTCGTAGCGGACCGTGTTGGACTCGCTGGCACAGGCGCCGCCGAGCGTGTCGTGGCGACCGACGGTATCGGCGGTGATGGTCAGCATCACGTTATTGAGGTTGGAGCGCAGCTCGCTGCCGGTGGTCAGATAGACCTGGCCCTGCTCGCGGACCGTATCCATACAGCTATAGCGCTCGGATGGATCATCGGCATTGAAGAACAGCGTGTCGGCCGCCTCGTTGCCGTCGACATCGACGATACGGATCGTCTGGCCGGCTTGGACCGGGCCGATGTAATGATCGCCGGCGTCGATCAGGTGGCGGGATACGGCGTTTTCGGCACGCCGGTTACTCGCGATGGTCATGGCGAACTCCTGGAATCGTGATTAGCGCGCAGCGCCGAGGTGATAGAGACGGTTGTTGGCAAAACCGCGGGCGTTCTCGGCGCAGTGCGCCCAACAGATATCGTTTTCGTCCGGCGGCGGCGCGGTGCCGAGGGCGATATCCACGCCGCGCCTGGGATAGTCGGCGCTGGGGTCGAGTGCGTGGGGGCAGGTGTGCAGGGCCACCAGCGTATCCATCTCGAAACGCAGGGTGACCGCGGCCCCGGCCGGACAATGATCCGGCACATAGCGCAACTGACCGGCATCGTCGGCCACCACCTTGGAAAACAGATTCAGATTGGCCGCCAGATCGCGCGCGCCGAGGCCGTATTTGGCCAGCTCGATCAGGAAACTGTCGTGGCCGGTCTGGGTCCGGTCGTTGAGCGCGGCCTGAAAGCTGACCGGCTGCCAGCCCTTGGCCACCATGTGCCCGGCATTCAGATTGCCGCCGACGCTGTCGTGCCAGCCCAGGTCGTCTTCGATGATCGAGGCGAATATCCGGCCCATGTCGGAATATAGACAATGGCCGCGGGTCAGCTTGAAGCTGTGCTGGCACTTGAGGGTGTCCGGCAGGTTCAGCCGTTCCAGCAGGTTCTCCGGGTTGTACATCAACAACCCGACATTGGCGCCGGCCTCGGCGGCCGTCAGCCGCAGGGTGGTCCCGCGACGCAGCCGCAGCGACCAGTGCTGACCGCCCGGCAGATGGGTTTCGTAATCGATGGCTTGGCTTGTCATCAGGTCAGGGCTCCTTGATTGGCGTTGTTTGAAGCGGCGGCTGGCTGGCCCCTGCCCCAATCGGCCAGCACCGTCGCGGTATCGCGTACCCGACCGAGGATCGGCCCCTCGGGGCCTTCGATCAGACCCAGGGCCGCGCTGTGAATGCCCACATCGGCGGCCGCGCAGGCATCGGCGACGGTCACGCATTCATAGCCGCGATCGATGGCCTCGCGCAGGGTCGAGTGCACGCAGATATCGGTGGTCACGCCGGTTACATACAGATGGGTCGTGCCCCGGGCCTGCAGGAGCAGCTCGAGATCGGTCTGGTAGAAAGCACCGTAGCCGGGTTTGTCGACGATCGGATCGCCGGCGGCCGGGGCCAGCTCGGGCACAACATCATGCCCGGGCTCGCCCCGCACCAGATGGCGTCCGAGGCTGGCATGCGCACCGATCGATGCGCCGCAGGCCGCACTGCGCGCAAGCTTGGCCGGATGACAGTCAGCCAGATCCGGGCGATGGCCCTCCCGGGTATAGATCACGGCAATACCGTTCTGGCGCGCCGCCGCAATCAGCCGGCCGGTCGGTTCGATCGGCTGTCTCAGCAGCGCGATATCCAGCCCGCAGGCGGCCGCATAGCCGCCGGCCTCGCAGAAATCACGCTGCATATCGATGACGAGTAGCGCTTGGCTCATGGCGCCGGCCGATCAGTTGGACAGCGACTGCACGATGCTCGGATCGATCGTGTCCGCGATCTTGGGCGCAGACTCGATCTGCTTCTTGCGCAGCAGAACCTGGCTGATGACCTTGCCGCTGACATAGAACGACTGGCTGCTGGAGCCCGGAGCGAAGGTCGCCGGCATCTGGTCCAGTGGCAGGTTCTTGACGCCCTTGAGTTGGGCAGCCACCTGATCGGTATCGATACGCAGCTGCTTGCCGATGATGGCCGCTGCTTCCTGCGGGTGCGATTGCATGAAATCCAGGCCCTTGAGATATGCCTTAATCACGGCCTTGATCTGATCGCGATGCGCAGCGATGTAGCTTTTCTTGAACACGAGCACATCGGTGATCAGGCCCGGGGCCTGATGCGAGGAATACAGCACATGGAAGCCCTTGCCGTGATCGACGATGCGCGACACGCTGGGCTCGTAGGTCACGCCGACCTTGATCGATCCGCCCAGCATGGCGCTGGGTACATCGTCGGGCGTCATCGACACAGGCTGGATATCGCCCGGCTTGAGCCCGTTCTGTTCCAGCGCGTAGTCGAGCAGAAAAGCCGACGGCGACAACGGATTGAACGCCACCTTCTGGCCCTTGAGCTGCTCGACCTTGGTGATCGACTGGGTCGCGACGATGGCATCGGCGCCGTCCGAGTAGTCGATCGGCATCACGACCTGCAGCGCACGGCCTTTCGCATCGGCGTTGATGACCTGGTCGTAGGTCAGCGCGGCGCCGTCAATGGCCCCGCCCGCCAGCGCCGACGGCATGGTGGCGTTATCGCTGAAGGTGACCATATGCACCGCCACGCCCTCGGCCTTGAAATAGCCCTTGGCATCGGCCACGTAGAGCGGCCCGTAGCCGATCCAGTTGACCACGCCAAGCTTGAGCGGTTGCGCCGCCAGCACCGGTCCGGCCAGCGACACGGCGACCAGTGTGAGGATGGCAATAAGGCCGCAACAAGCACGGCGCGATGGGTTCCGTTTCATGATCGATCTCCAGTTCTCAAGACAGGGCCGCGTTGAACGGCCGGATACGCAAACAGGGCATTCGAAACAGGTGGGACGTCGCGGATCAGCGGGCACCGCGGCCTTGCATACGGCGACCGAGCGCGGTCATGCGCTCAATCAGCTTGTGATCGGCCTCCATCCCCGAGGTGGCCCGGATCCGCTCGGTCAGCTGGCCCTTGACCTGGGTGAATTCGGGATCGAGCTTGAGTGCCGGCTCACGCTCACGGCCCCAGGCCATGTCATGGATACCGTCGATCCGGCCGGGATGCGGTGCCAGCACGACCACCCGGTCGCCGAGGTAGGCCGCTTCCTCGACGTCGTGGGTGACGAACATCACGGTGGTCGGCTCCACGGCGAAAAGCTGCAGGATCAGGTCGTGCATGACCTCGCGGGTCTGGGCATCCAGCGCGCCGAACGGCTCGTCCATGAGCAGTACCCGCGGACGTGACAACAGCGCGCGGGCGATCGCCACGCGTTGCTGCATGCCGCCGGATAGTTGATTGGGATAATGATCGCGACGATCGTCCAGCCCCATCATCTCGATCAGCGCATAGGCACGATCCACCAGCCCCGAGAGCTCGCTCTCTGTTTCGATCGCCCGCATGTTGGCGCCGAGTTCGAGCGAGAACAT is from Salinisphaera sp. LB1 and encodes:
- a CDS encoding N-acyl homoserine lactonase family protein, whose amino-acid sequence is MTGALRIRPLLTATHRYEKTVSTRGHGRGIYIDAPILAYLIETPNGRILFDVGCDYHKIATPELRARYLEPMRPTFEVPEMSQTQRIPEYLRRLSLTVADIDLVFLSHLHFDHAGGLCDVPGCEVHIHRDEVAAADTGEVSGIFADEIADRENWRIQPAEYSLAPGIRAIETPGHTAGHMSLLIELPKGPPVILCGDAADLMENLDEEIAPGYCWQDRETDAVDSIRRLKQLATSEGADLWPNHDFDFYRTLPPFPGFRE
- the atzF gene encoding allophanate hydrolase, with the protein product MTCRDLTQHTLHAAYRRGELTPRTLVAGLLADAAERGADPTWIRRLSADELEPYLAALDGESPDSKPLYGLPFAIKDNIDLAGIPTTAGCPAFAYVPERHAFVVEQLIAAGAIPLGKTNLDQFATGLVGERAPAEYGVPGNAFDPDYIPGGSSSGSAVATAAGQVSFALGTDTAGSGRVPACFNNLFGLKPTVGLLSNRGVVPACRSIDTVSLFALTADDAAAILDVAAVFDADCAESRHHDFAVAGQCYGQAPASFRFGVPRGEQWQTDAAYTHCMETAIGQLRALGGEPVEIDCSPMLAAAQLLYGGPWVAERYHAVRTLIEREPEALHPVTRQVIEGGRALSALDVFDAGYRLVEYKRAADRLLAAVDVMLAPTTVTHPSKAEVTAEPLAINTRLGTWTNFMNLLDYSALAVPVAIGDNGRPGGVTLFGPAFADLSLLSLARALEARLALPLGATGQARPALPALPAASDGTLEIAVCGAHLDGLALNHQLVERGGKRTAITKTAPRYRLFALTADRPPRPALIEDAETGRAIAVELWRLPMASLGSFLAGIPAPLGLGRIELVDGRSVTGFICAAGALQSQGEVIEITTYGGWRGWLASRTGQEAC
- the uca gene encoding urea carboxylase — protein: MFNKVLIANRGAIATRIQRSLRAAGIGSVAVYAEADRDAPFVQTADEAYSLGAGSAAETYLDRDKLLDIAASAGAGAIHPGYGFLSENEDFIAACEDAGLVFLGPTAEQVRAFGLKHEARRLAEAAGVPLVPGSGLLHDVETAQREAARVGYPVMLKSTAGGGGIGMQVCEDEAGLVGAFESVRGLGQRNFGDAGVFVEAYIARARHLEVQIFGDGQGTVIALGERDCSTQRRNQKVIEECPAPALNEVVRRELHATAIALGESVNYRSAGTVEFIYDAAREAFFFLEVNTRLQVEHGVTEAVWSVDIIDWMLRLGAGEALDLAALTRDLTPTGHAIQARLYAEDPHHDFRPSAGLLTAVEFPEAGDLRIDHSIEAGLEVSPLFDPMLAKVIVHRTDRDSARARLAEVLDASRVYGIETNLSWLAHVLRDTRFAAADIHTRWLGALDWAPPTFEVLDAGPLTTIQDLPGRLGHWDVGVPPSGPFDDFSFALGNRLLGNPADAAGLEITLAGPTLRFNRATQVVLAGAAIEAHLDGAEVETWQVIDVPAGATLALGRVQGGARCNLLIAGGIDCPRYLGSRSTFTLGQFGGHAGRALRTGDTLPLTAVDPVPARRLAPELRPVFGAPGEGTRHWDVAVLYGPHGAPDFFTEADIDTIFGHDWEVHFNSSRTGIRLIGPRPEWARETGGEAGLHPSNIHDNAYAFGTLDFTGDMPVILGPDGPSLGGFVCPATTVRAERWKLGQLAAGDTVRFVPVSLETARALEARQRAVIDTLAAAAEPKRVVDRGTPILRELDAATAGEKLVYRRAGDDFLLIEFGEMTLDIALRFRAHAWMLWLQAHPIEGRAELTPGIRSLQIHYDPNRLTLPALLAHLEAAERELREVEDLEVESRLVHLPLSWDDPACREAIEKYQRSVRPDAPWCPSNLDFIRRINGLDSEAEIRDILFNARYLVMGLGDVYLGAPVATPLDPRQRLVTTKYNPARTWTAENSVGIGGAYLCVYGMEGPGGYQFVGRTLQMWNRYRETRHFNKPWLLRFFDQLSFYEVTHDELMAIRTEFLHGRFDLETETVRFSLAEYERNLAGTEEAITAFQEKREAAFAEEMARWRANGQFTFEDHVPETSETAELAAHEAAVDSPVAGSLWKLKVALGDEVAEGQVVALVESMKMEVEIVARGPGRIARLPIAEGGAVTAGQPVVILDANTEASA
- a CDS encoding urea amidolyase associated protein UAAP2, whose translation is MTIASNRRAENAVSRHLIDAGDHYIGPVQAGQTIRIVDVDGNEAADTLFFNADDPSERYSCMDTVREQGQVYLTTGSELRSNLNNVMLTITADTVGRHDTLGGACASESNTVRYDLEKRHMHSCRDNWMLAIANHPEYGIDKRDIAHNINFFMNVPVTADGELYFDDGISGPGKYVEMAAAMDVVVLISNCPQLNNPCSGFNPTPLEVLIWD
- a CDS encoding urea amidolyase associated protein UAAP1 encodes the protein MTSQAIDYETHLPGGQHWSLRLRRGTTLRLTAAEAGANVGLLMYNPENLLERLNLPDTLKCQHSFKLTRGHCLYSDMGRIFASIIEDDLGWHDSVGGNLNAGHMVAKGWQPVSFQAALNDRTQTGHDSFLIELAKYGLGARDLAANLNLFSKVVADDAGQLRYVPDHCPAGAAVTLRFEMDTLVALHTCPHALDPSADYPRRGVDIALGTAPPPDENDICWAHCAENARGFANNRLYHLGAAR
- a CDS encoding cysteine hydrolase family protein; its protein translation is MSQALLVIDMQRDFCEAGGYAAACGLDIALLRQPIEPTGRLIAAARQNGIAVIYTREGHRPDLADCHPAKLARSAACGASIGAHASLGRHLVRGEPGHDVVPELAPAAGDPIVDKPGYGAFYQTDLELLLQARGTTHLYVTGVTTDICVHSTLREAIDRGYECVTVADACAAADVGIHSAALGLIEGPEGPILGRVRDTATVLADWGRGQPAAASNNANQGALT
- a CDS encoding ABC transporter substrate-binding protein, which encodes MKRNPSRRACCGLIAILTLVAVSLAGPVLAAQPLKLGVVNWIGYGPLYVADAKGYFKAEGVAVHMVTFSDNATMPSALAGGAIDGAALTYDQVINADAKGRALQVVMPIDYSDGADAIVATQSITKVEQLKGQKVAFNPLSPSAFLLDYALEQNGLKPGDIQPVSMTPDDVPSAMLGGSIKVGVTYEPSVSRIVDHGKGFHVLYSSHQAPGLITDVLVFKKSYIAAHRDQIKAVIKAYLKGLDFMQSHPQEAAAIIGKQLRIDTDQVAAQLKGVKNLPLDQMPATFAPGSSSQSFYVSGKVISQVLLRKKQIESAPKIADTIDPSIVQSLSN
- a CDS encoding ABC transporter ATP-binding protein: MSDQVLHIESVAKRYPDGHGGMQTVLDDISLRVEPGEFVTVIGASGCGKSTLLRLVAGLEHSQGGVIRLGDRVVDQPGADRGMVFQHYTLFPWLTVKQNVMFSLELGANMRAIETESELSGLVDRAYALIEMMGLDDRRDHYPNQLSGGMQQRVAIARALLSRPRVLLMDEPFGALDAQTREVMHDLILQLFAVEPTTVMFVTHDVEEAAYLGDRVVVLAPHPGRIDGIHDMAWGREREPALKLDPEFTQVKGQLTERIRATSGMEADHKLIERMTALGRRMQGRGAR